Proteins encoded together in one Pontiella desulfatans window:
- a CDS encoding sulfatase, giving the protein MMKKLKLCSLIMMAAGLSFAVQASSPDEAKNATKRPNVLFVMCDDLANRVGVNGYSHVQTPNIDKFARSALNFHRAVVQYPMCGPSRASMLTGLYCEKVGQDTGEAQMFQYSPGVRIMPQIFRDNGYWTGGLGKISHNPWQDPELEGSWDEFHLFRLKEERKKSGPSKYSMRCPVQNDKKWSERIIYQSHPADDKYYPDAQSAEQAISWMKERKEDGQPFFIACGFLKPHNPYTCPEKYYDMYADSSAAVVHEEVSDWDNRPIHAKNSFFNTYGFKWKENDPERAAGIVRAYHACITYVDAQFGKIMDALDEQGLSDNTIVVFTSDHGYHLGEHFLWAKFSLFDESLRVPTFIRVPGANGNGKTTKSPVGLIDLLPTLQDYCGLDIAHKMQGKSLRPIVDDPSHSVKEYEYSIWGKREPELKGRSLLGERYHFIQWLDNENEVELYDLEKDPGEHVNLARHPEYGAMVKNFLKMVQEKKRSILDL; this is encoded by the coding sequence ATGATGAAGAAATTGAAGCTGTGTAGTTTGATCATGATGGCCGCCGGATTGTCGTTCGCGGTTCAGGCCTCATCCCCTGACGAGGCGAAGAATGCAACGAAGCGCCCAAATGTGCTTTTTGTGATGTGTGACGATCTCGCCAACCGGGTCGGGGTCAATGGCTATTCTCATGTTCAAACCCCGAACATCGATAAATTTGCCAGAAGCGCCCTCAACTTTCATCGGGCGGTGGTTCAGTATCCCATGTGCGGACCGAGCCGTGCATCGATGTTGACCGGACTTTATTGTGAAAAAGTCGGGCAGGACACCGGCGAGGCCCAAATGTTCCAGTACAGCCCGGGCGTTCGGATTATGCCGCAGATTTTCCGCGACAACGGCTATTGGACGGGAGGCCTCGGAAAGATTTCACATAACCCATGGCAAGACCCAGAGCTGGAGGGGTCCTGGGACGAGTTTCATCTGTTTCGCTTGAAGGAGGAGCGAAAAAAAAGCGGCCCGTCGAAATACAGCATGCGTTGTCCCGTGCAAAATGACAAAAAATGGTCCGAAAGAATTATTTATCAATCCCATCCTGCCGATGATAAATACTATCCCGATGCCCAGAGTGCGGAGCAGGCCATTTCCTGGATGAAAGAGCGAAAAGAGGATGGCCAACCCTTCTTTATTGCCTGCGGGTTTCTAAAGCCGCACAACCCGTACACTTGTCCTGAAAAATATTATGACATGTATGCCGACTCGTCTGCCGCAGTGGTTCACGAAGAGGTCTCCGATTGGGACAACCGTCCGATTCATGCGAAAAACTCTTTTTTTAACACCTATGGGTTTAAGTGGAAAGAAAATGATCCGGAACGGGCGGCGGGGATTGTTCGTGCGTACCATGCCTGTATTACCTATGTGGATGCGCAGTTCGGGAAAATTATGGATGCCCTCGATGAGCAGGGGCTGTCAGACAATACCATTGTGGTTTTCACCAGCGACCATGGATACCATCTCGGGGAGCATTTTCTATGGGCTAAGTTTTCCCTGTTTGATGAAAGCCTGCGGGTGCCGACCTTTATCCGTGTTCCCGGCGCAAACGGAAACGGAAAGACCACGAAATCTCCCGTTGGTCTGATTGATCTGCTTCCCACGCTTCAGGACTACTGCGGGCTCGATATCGCCCATAAGATGCAGGGAAAAAGCCTCCGGCCGATCGTGGATGACCCGTCGCATTCGGTGAAAGAGTACGAATATAGCATCTGGGGAAAACGGGAGCCTGAACTAAAGGGACGCTCCCTCTTGGGGGAACGCTACCATTTTATACAGTGGCTGGATAATGAGAATGAAGTCGAGCTCTATGACCTAGAAAAAGACCCGGGTGAACATGTCAATCTCGCCCGCCATCCGGAATATGGGGCGATGGTCAAAAATTTTCTGAAAATGGTTCAGGAAAAGAAAAGATCAATTTTGGATTTGTGA
- a CDS encoding CBM96 family carbohydrate-binding protein, with translation MRSLLIRSVLFGLLLSAAGALRAETVGYWRFEQGAVTNDSSGNGLDLGQTGTRISGVSRPASGPGSMLSTIPLGGETNDGVSLLNGKGDQWSVADDALLDFSASGFTFEAFVTPVLSNGWTVVAIKAEEWRVTIGEDTGKLQFSLNNGSGGWVSRSFVPNGTDSFAGGKDYYVGVSVGPDGSAAFYYQDLTEGTLFSSTADFNVSVTNLTSDLRLNGSAANQALLYMDEVRLSSGVVSASDLLPVKGALVTDFRVDGADTSSIDLTWSNLAGSVVVESSTTSLPLIDSVQDSFLDSEGVSGIIKLNLQAVDDSASRFNPFTWRGGGQSAGNVVHTMSGQGWGVQTSAKTNGDIQDSEALILTFDLSELSLGADQTLVLSAIDLFNDVDAYSGDIWMRNHDVPAGTAGAGMMLANNVVTFSDPMPIRDGDQIALMKGSTPVRLGTLKFDILPAGFNVPHISFALDSGNMVVGATNLSADAYVTVQQRESLTSGAWSDVAVTSGVSLAEWTFPMTNAAGFFRAGSSDTYPVPRFGYLFKPVDDSFVSGENTTSNYGSNTNLSLRTAGTGQKLFSYLKFDVDEVPSSISEVWLKVYAAQAVSNTVWVRVVDDNAWDESTITWANRPVPGDIIKSKDSFSKGWNTFDLSGHITSTGTYSLALMTSDPDEQVLMSKESAYDPVLEIRETPDGPEKPVGLFAGGSMYGSYGNNAAEVKSSGFDTLLLWSAKVKTSGEIYYNLSENELTQYGSYIGEKDWIEQLLDLKTAPSTVKRIEFSVSAWGDASFANIDALIEAEGTGEDSRLYQSFKVLRDVLGADAINFDDEEHYDVDSMVEFSKMLSVLGYKVTLCPYMRPEGVWNPVYEQLEAYQPGLCDRIYVQCYAGGAANYPEDWNTKFDGDLKVIPGLSINPDDAGGKTPAEVEAQLSEWKDHCGGGFIWLHQQILNQGYGVSNVANAVINGLE, from the coding sequence ATGAGATCGTTGTTGATAAGGAGTGTTTTATTCGGGTTGCTGCTGAGTGCGGCGGGTGCGCTGAGAGCCGAAACGGTGGGATATTGGCGGTTCGAGCAGGGTGCTGTTACGAATGATTCCAGTGGGAACGGGCTCGACCTCGGGCAGACCGGGACCCGGATTTCCGGGGTAAGCCGCCCGGCGAGCGGCCCCGGCTCCATGTTGTCCACCATCCCTCTGGGCGGGGAGACGAACGACGGAGTTTCTTTGCTGAACGGGAAGGGGGACCAGTGGTCGGTTGCGGATGATGCCCTGCTTGATTTCAGTGCGTCCGGTTTTACGTTCGAGGCCTTTGTGACCCCGGTTCTGAGTAATGGATGGACCGTGGTCGCGATCAAGGCTGAAGAGTGGCGTGTCACGATTGGTGAGGATACCGGGAAATTGCAATTCTCGTTGAATAACGGCTCCGGGGGGTGGGTGTCCAGAAGTTTTGTTCCGAATGGAACAGACTCTTTTGCGGGGGGGAAAGATTATTATGTCGGGGTCTCTGTAGGCCCCGATGGTTCCGCCGCCTTTTATTATCAGGATTTGACGGAAGGAACGCTGTTCAGCTCGACTGCTGATTTTAATGTCAGCGTAACGAATTTGACGAGTGATCTTCGGTTGAATGGGAGTGCAGCTAATCAGGCGCTGCTCTATATGGATGAGGTTCGTTTGAGTTCCGGGGTGGTGAGCGCATCGGATTTGCTGCCGGTCAAGGGCGCACTGGTGACGGACTTTCGGGTCGATGGGGCGGATACATCTTCGATTGATCTGACCTGGTCGAATCTGGCCGGTTCCGTTGTGGTGGAGTCCTCGACTACGTCGCTGCCGCTCATCGATTCCGTGCAGGATTCATTCCTGGATTCCGAGGGCGTTTCGGGAATCATCAAGCTGAATCTCCAGGCTGTGGATGACAGTGCTTCGAGGTTTAATCCATTTACATGGCGCGGCGGCGGGCAAAGCGCGGGAAATGTAGTCCACACGATGTCAGGCCAGGGATGGGGAGTTCAGACGAGTGCAAAAACGAATGGCGATATTCAGGACTCCGAGGCGCTGATTTTGACGTTTGACCTGAGTGAACTCTCCTTGGGGGCGGATCAGACCCTTGTGCTTTCAGCAATTGATTTATTCAATGATGTCGATGCATACAGCGGCGATATCTGGATGCGGAATCATGATGTTCCGGCGGGAACGGCCGGTGCAGGGATGATGCTCGCGAATAATGTCGTTACCTTCTCGGATCCGATGCCGATTCGTGATGGCGACCAGATTGCCCTGATGAAAGGATCGACGCCGGTTCGGCTTGGAACGTTGAAATTTGATATTCTGCCGGCAGGATTCAATGTGCCGCACATCTCTTTTGCATTGGACTCAGGGAACATGGTCGTCGGGGCAACGAATCTGTCTGCCGATGCGTACGTGACGGTTCAGCAGCGTGAGAGCCTGACCTCCGGCGCGTGGTCGGATGTGGCGGTCACCAGTGGAGTCAGCCTGGCCGAGTGGACGTTCCCGATGACCAACGCGGCGGGCTTTTTCCGTGCGGGAAGCAGCGACACCTATCCCGTGCCCCGGTTCGGATATCTTTTCAAGCCGGTCGACGACTCCTTTGTGTCGGGGGAAAATACCACGTCGAACTATGGGTCGAACACCAACCTTTCGCTCCGTACCGCCGGGACGGGACAGAAACTTTTCTCCTATTTGAAGTTTGACGTTGATGAGGTTCCCTCTTCGATTTCGGAGGTTTGGCTGAAGGTGTATGCCGCCCAAGCCGTTTCCAATACGGTCTGGGTTCGTGTGGTTGATGATAACGCGTGGGATGAAAGCACCATCACATGGGCTAATCGTCCGGTTCCGGGCGACATAATCAAGAGCAAGGATTCTTTTTCCAAGGGTTGGAACACCTTTGATCTTTCCGGCCACATCACCTCGACGGGAACCTATTCGCTTGCACTTATGACCAGCGATCCGGATGAGCAGGTATTGATGTCCAAAGAGTCGGCATACGATCCGGTGTTGGAGATTCGCGAGACCCCGGATGGCCCCGAAAAGCCAGTGGGGCTGTTTGCCGGTGGCAGCATGTATGGCAGTTACGGTAATAATGCTGCAGAGGTGAAATCGTCCGGATTCGACACCCTTTTGCTTTGGAGTGCAAAAGTAAAAACATCGGGCGAAATCTACTACAACCTATCCGAGAACGAACTCACGCAGTATGGCAGCTATATTGGCGAAAAGGATTGGATCGAGCAGCTGCTGGATCTGAAAACGGCGCCCTCAACCGTCAAGCGGATTGAATTTTCGGTGAGTGCGTGGGGGGATGCCAGTTTTGCGAATATCGATGCATTGATCGAAGCCGAGGGCACCGGCGAAGACAGCCGGCTCTATCAGTCTTTCAAGGTGTTGCGCGATGTGCTGGGCGCCGATGCCATCAACTTTGATGACGAGGAGCACTATGACGTGGATTCCATGGTTGAGTTCAGCAAAATGCTCAGTGTCTTGGGGTATAAAGTGACGCTTTGCCCGTATATGAGGCCGGAGGGCGTTTGGAATCCTGTATACGAACAGCTCGAAGCCTACCAGCCGGGGCTGTGCGACCGGATTTATGTGCAGTGTTATGCCGGGGGCGCGGCGAATTATCCTGAGGACTGGAATACCAAATTTGACGGCGATCTCAAGGTGATCCCCGGGCTGTCGATCAACCCGGATGATGCTGGAGGGAAAACCCCCGCAGAGGTTGAGGCGCAGCTTTCTGAATGGAAGGATCATTGCGGAGGTGGCTTCATTTGGCTGCATCAGCAGATCCTGAATCAGGGATACGGCGTTTCGAACGTTGCGAACGCGGTAATTAATGGCCTCGAATAG
- a CDS encoding sulfatase-like hydrolase/transferase, whose protein sequence is MKKQMVLAALALTLMPVGLQATQQPNIILFLVDDCSTHELGCYGNTMVSTPNIDALAEGGIKFKTAWATPVCVSSRAAIMSGQYGFRNGAYGNTYIEYETYKAMPLEKMTLFRAMKESGYATFHGGKWHLPTSPEDSEWGVDEYFMYGSLMGGDGLKQEWIQEYFGPWWFWGNANIFSLTYEEQHSPLATWHPMVIENDLLRSTGPDDFGPEMLGDAVLDFAQRSKNDEKPFFIYYSSHLTHFPWTEMKAPGDPEVTKTEPGMVSNVQYLDTAVGRLVNALKAMGEYENTVIFFMADNPTYGIGKGAASEIGAHVPFIVAGGSNWVKWNGETGSLTDCVDLYPTLLELAGHRVLPSQVLDGQSLVPLLEGDHAHSREWIFSYVLGFHRMIRNRDYSLDAQGQLWRCNPSGNPFTFEKIETYDEASQNARMELESQLEHLPIPDEDRMEEKPIIYEQYLEFLAGQLTWRQEQAEDLYQTGVQSLLNRPERLQYDLKPAYIPPQAATYQYTSTLGTWSETNNWEYWPVDGWVAATNLPGTNDNVRYIVDGKLRIETVSPSIGILEIGVDGDANNAEVLMSNYSTELSVTGLYVANSAGERGYIGLWDAMLNLDGPTIIGKDGGNGRMVIGSKWSRADGDRASTPPDPAEAFVVGYSTNAVGVLDVNGTLSLVNNFLYVGYDGATGTVNQAGPDSFVKATQLRLGHSGDGVATYNLTGGELRMSSQWGVYNPGPNAELHFADFGVFTQWGDQTTTISDLVADGVITWTNGQPMLTTDWELAWTNSAGNSALYADTDGSVNSGYTTVWASPIALPPPEDDEVLINFDSIQATVDVNINGGLDVDTNTNKVRNLSLTSLLFDSTLDQHDMYGGCKSQYSLDQVNYLIAAESAAKQNLRFRPWTRTDPQDYIIDAVVLWDQADFMDGFDMQTVVFTSQSSFTLEVDGGFTTGTGYDVRMVVRDGASQYYVSETVAPDGTTITVTNPDSLQWATYDLVDGSGSFAFADGGIGSYGAHSFTDVQRVGFAFNHSYGTAKAADFSITKFVVKRVDTTVTEDTPATRYADWLSAYPGVGSELELTDNPDGDALDNLAEYALNGNPDDESDIGIAPVASTEAGWFYYVHAQRDAAAERGLIYRVLNDTDLVLGVFTNTDAEVVGTNTGYGISGFETVTNRVPTDVLGEQFLKLEVESSF, encoded by the coding sequence ATGAAAAAGCAAATGGTGCTAGCGGCGTTGGCGCTCACCCTTATGCCGGTTGGGTTGCAGGCAACCCAGCAACCGAACATTATCCTGTTTCTGGTCGATGATTGCAGTACGCATGAGCTGGGCTGTTATGGAAATACGATGGTGTCGACGCCGAACATTGATGCGTTGGCCGAGGGCGGCATTAAATTCAAGACCGCCTGGGCGACGCCGGTGTGTGTGAGTAGCCGTGCGGCCATCATGAGTGGTCAGTATGGGTTCCGCAACGGCGCCTACGGCAACACATATATTGAATACGAAACGTACAAAGCCATGCCTCTGGAAAAAATGACTCTTTTCCGGGCGATGAAGGAATCCGGATATGCAACGTTTCACGGAGGCAAATGGCATCTGCCTACCTCTCCGGAGGATTCGGAATGGGGTGTGGATGAATATTTTATGTACGGCTCACTGATGGGCGGTGATGGATTGAAGCAGGAATGGATCCAGGAATATTTCGGTCCATGGTGGTTTTGGGGGAACGCAAACATATTTTCGCTGACCTATGAAGAACAGCACAGTCCATTAGCAACCTGGCATCCGATGGTGATTGAAAATGACCTTCTGCGATCGACGGGACCCGATGATTTCGGCCCGGAAATGCTCGGGGATGCTGTCCTTGATTTTGCACAACGGAGTAAAAACGACGAAAAGCCGTTTTTTATCTATTATTCTTCCCACCTGACCCATTTTCCCTGGACGGAGATGAAAGCGCCGGGCGACCCTGAGGTCACGAAAACGGAGCCGGGCATGGTGTCCAATGTACAATATCTTGATACGGCAGTGGGCAGGCTGGTGAACGCGCTCAAAGCGATGGGTGAATACGAAAATACGGTCATCTTTTTCATGGCGGATAATCCAACCTATGGCATCGGGAAAGGCGCCGCTTCGGAGATCGGTGCGCACGTGCCTTTTATTGTGGCCGGGGGATCGAACTGGGTTAAATGGAATGGCGAGACTGGAAGTTTGACCGATTGCGTGGATCTGTATCCGACCTTGCTGGAACTGGCCGGCCATCGGGTCTTGCCTTCGCAGGTGCTGGATGGACAAAGCCTGGTCCCGTTGCTGGAGGGCGATCATGCACATAGCCGTGAGTGGATCTTCAGTTATGTATTGGGTTTTCATCGGATGATTCGTAATCGGGACTATTCGCTGGATGCCCAGGGACAGCTTTGGCGCTGTAATCCATCGGGGAACCCTTTCACGTTCGAAAAAATTGAGACGTACGATGAGGCCAGCCAAAACGCCCGGATGGAATTGGAATCCCAGTTGGAGCATCTGCCGATTCCTGATGAAGACCGGATGGAAGAGAAGCCGATCATATATGAGCAGTATCTCGAATTCTTGGCCGGTCAGTTAACCTGGCGCCAGGAACAGGCGGAAGACCTTTACCAAACCGGAGTTCAATCCCTTTTAAATCGGCCGGAACGACTGCAGTATGACCTTAAACCTGCGTATATACCGCCGCAAGCGGCAACATACCAATACACCTCAACCCTTGGAACCTGGTCGGAAACCAATAATTGGGAATATTGGCCCGTTGATGGTTGGGTGGCCGCGACCAACCTGCCGGGTACCAATGATAATGTCCGATACATAGTTGACGGGAAACTCCGGATTGAAACGGTTTCTCCGTCGATCGGGATTCTGGAAATTGGCGTTGACGGCGATGCGAACAATGCGGAAGTCTTGATGTCCAACTACAGCACTGAGTTGTCGGTGACCGGGCTCTATGTAGCCAACAGTGCGGGTGAACGAGGCTATATTGGATTATGGGATGCAATGCTGAACCTGGATGGCCCGACTATTATCGGAAAAGACGGAGGAAACGGTAGGATGGTGATCGGAAGTAAATGGTCAAGGGCGGATGGCGACAGGGCGTCGACTCCTCCTGATCCGGCCGAGGCTTTCGTTGTGGGATACTCGACGAATGCCGTCGGTGTGTTGGATGTTAATGGAACGCTTTCGTTGGTGAATAACTTCCTGTATGTGGGTTATGACGGGGCGACCGGAACGGTTAACCAAGCCGGCCCCGACTCTTTTGTTAAAGCAACGCAATTACGGCTCGGTCATTCGGGCGACGGCGTCGCAACCTATAATCTGACCGGAGGTGAGCTTCGTATGAGCTCCCAATGGGGTGTTTACAATCCCGGTCCCAATGCCGAATTGCACTTTGCCGACTTCGGCGTTTTTACCCAGTGGGGTGATCAAACAACCACGATCAGCGACCTGGTCGCCGATGGGGTCATCACCTGGACCAATGGGCAGCCGATGCTGACGACTGACTGGGAGCTGGCCTGGACCAACAGTGCCGGCAACAGTGCGCTCTATGCCGACACGGATGGATCGGTGAACAGCGGTTACACTACGGTCTGGGCATCGCCCATAGCTCTCCCGCCACCGGAGGATGATGAGGTCTTAATCAATTTTGATTCGATCCAGGCAACAGTGGACGTAAACATAAACGGCGGTCTGGATGTGGATACCAATACCAACAAGGTTCGCAACCTGAGTCTGACGAGCCTGTTGTTTGATAGTACGCTCGATCAGCACGATATGTATGGCGGGTGCAAGTCCCAGTATAGTCTGGATCAAGTCAATTATCTGATCGCAGCTGAAAGTGCTGCCAAGCAAAACCTGCGGTTCCGCCCCTGGACTCGTACTGACCCTCAGGATTATATCATCGATGCGGTGGTGCTTTGGGATCAAGCGGACTTTATGGATGGGTTTGATATGCAAACCGTTGTCTTTACCTCCCAATCCTCATTTACACTGGAGGTCGATGGTGGTTTTACGACAGGAACTGGCTATGACGTGCGTATGGTTGTACGTGACGGGGCATCGCAATACTATGTGTCGGAAACCGTCGCTCCGGACGGAACCACGATTACCGTGACGAATCCCGACAGCTTGCAGTGGGCAACCTACGACCTGGTGGACGGGTCCGGCAGCTTCGCATTTGCGGACGGGGGGATCGGGTCATACGGCGCGCACAGCTTTACCGATGTGCAGCGGGTCGGTTTTGCATTTAACCATAGCTATGGCACGGCGAAGGCGGCGGACTTTTCCATCACCAAATTCGTGGTGAAACGGGTTGATACCACCGTCACCGAAGACACGCCGGCCACGAGATATGCCGACTGGCTGAGTGCGTATCCGGGAGTGGGCAGCGAATTGGAGCTGACCGACAATCCGGACGGTGACGCGCTCGACAATCTGGCGGAATACGCGCTCAACGGCAACCCGGATGACGAGTCCGATATCGGCATTGCTCCGGTTGCAAGCACTGAAGCCGGCTGGTTCTACTATGTCCATGCCCAGCGCGATGCTGCGGCTGAGCGCGGACTGATCTATCGCGTGCTGAACGATACCGACCTGGTTTTAGGCGTCTTCACCAATACGGATGCGGAAGTGGTCGGCACCAACACGGGCTATGGCATAAGCGGCTTCGAAACGGTCACCAACCGTGTTCCAACGGATGTCCTCGGCGAGCAGTTCCTGAAGCTGGAAGTGGAATCAAGTTTCTAA
- a CDS encoding DUF3604 domain-containing protein: MKSEQKSKQPSGEYPACQDLDIPADGGMSEWSRRSFLNIMAATGALTCVPSGLFAAPGGSQPAVSWPEKVEQFPAMACDAAGTAWMAFLSRPKRRGFVRVDRVVNGRHINCSSLDTSRATAIGIPCLTGEASGCTVVFPLEIKDKWQIAFARIDGSGKKSELQMISCEGNANLSPVVASNKGTTWILWESNAGTHRGIYACCVTNGNVGIPQRITAPDANSYNPTIVALPDGRFFAAWDSYREEQSNIYGVWCIDGKWQTEMSLTRDARIERHPHLAVRGTEVWMAWQANSYPKINLNALDEQRVVVARLDSEKLMMPTDMFERVSIPKRHLMRPRIGFDASGALWLSATLGAKKKQAGWTPVLWSYGKDGWSEIIKLSSQEGRWQPVPLAFPKSGKVVASSQYDDLPRTWDDTLGKYRDWKSGIAVKTLPSEEPGRLTLVPLAMPATEFSLPAKSKFCNATFPRQTWKTHSGELSLFFGDLHDHTDISVCDRRFNPPGHDLYANVRDIEQLDFCAITDHGYNFDPQQWSLNAEQTRQNHDPQRFITFLAQEWTSSRGPTSGGHGHRNLIFLDPYQSKFYDSFENKQTPRQVWDDLKDTDFIFIPHQLADGQHKGSGNPPTDWTYTDERLQPVAEIFQGRQSYEYLGCPRQAPHGEPVKGNYLQDAWAKGIVIGVIASPDHGGGTGKAGVWAQDLTRESIFEAIRARHTFGTSHPKMGLQFSAGNAIMGDKVKRPNGPIKFLVKAVAPDAIKEVVIFRNNKIVHRAAPGKAEMVLAWTDQAPLDEKHVWYYTRIQTNDEELAWSSPIWFVA; this comes from the coding sequence ATGAAGTCAGAGCAAAAATCTAAACAACCGAGTGGAGAGTATCCTGCCTGTCAGGATCTTGATATACCGGCCGACGGCGGCATGTCCGAATGGTCGCGCAGGTCGTTTCTCAATATTATGGCTGCCACGGGGGCACTCACGTGTGTTCCGAGCGGGCTGTTTGCAGCGCCCGGAGGGTCACAGCCTGCCGTGTCGTGGCCGGAAAAAGTGGAGCAGTTTCCAGCGATGGCCTGTGATGCGGCGGGCACGGCATGGATGGCGTTTTTGTCGCGCCCGAAACGCCGCGGTTTTGTGCGGGTCGATCGGGTCGTTAACGGTCGGCACATCAACTGCAGCTCACTGGATACGTCCAGGGCGACGGCCATTGGCATTCCATGTCTGACGGGTGAAGCCTCCGGCTGCACGGTTGTCTTCCCTCTTGAAATCAAGGACAAATGGCAGATTGCGTTTGCGCGCATCGATGGCTCGGGTAAGAAGTCTGAACTGCAGATGATTTCATGCGAGGGCAATGCCAACTTGTCGCCCGTTGTTGCTTCGAACAAGGGCACAACCTGGATTCTCTGGGAATCGAACGCGGGAACGCACCGCGGGATTTATGCATGCTGCGTGACGAACGGGAACGTTGGAATTCCGCAACGTATCACGGCACCGGACGCCAACAGTTACAACCCGACGATCGTTGCATTGCCGGACGGCCGGTTCTTTGCTGCCTGGGATTCCTATCGTGAAGAGCAGTCGAATATCTACGGAGTCTGGTGCATCGACGGCAAATGGCAAACCGAAATGTCGTTGACCCGTGATGCCCGCATCGAGCGGCACCCGCATTTGGCGGTGCGCGGAACTGAGGTTTGGATGGCCTGGCAAGCGAACAGCTACCCGAAGATAAATCTGAACGCTCTGGACGAGCAACGGGTTGTTGTGGCACGCCTTGACAGTGAAAAACTTATGATGCCGACAGATATGTTTGAGAGGGTTTCCATCCCCAAGCGCCACCTTATGCGGCCGCGCATCGGGTTCGATGCGTCCGGCGCGCTTTGGTTGTCGGCAACGCTTGGTGCGAAGAAAAAGCAGGCTGGATGGACTCCGGTGCTGTGGTCATACGGCAAAGACGGCTGGTCTGAAATAATCAAGCTTAGCTCGCAGGAAGGGCGTTGGCAGCCTGTGCCGCTGGCATTTCCGAAGAGCGGCAAGGTTGTTGCGAGTTCCCAGTATGATGACTTGCCGAGGACGTGGGACGACACGCTTGGAAAATACCGCGACTGGAAATCCGGCATTGCAGTCAAGACATTGCCGTCGGAGGAACCCGGCAGACTAACCCTCGTTCCGTTGGCCATGCCTGCGACGGAATTTTCGCTGCCCGCGAAGTCGAAATTCTGCAACGCTACATTCCCGCGACAGACGTGGAAGACGCACTCCGGCGAGTTATCCCTGTTCTTTGGCGACTTGCATGATCACACCGACATATCCGTATGCGACCGGCGTTTTAACCCTCCGGGGCACGACCTGTATGCGAACGTGCGCGACATCGAACAACTTGATTTCTGCGCGATTACCGACCACGGGTATAATTTTGATCCTCAGCAGTGGAGTCTCAATGCTGAACAGACGCGGCAAAACCACGACCCCCAACGGTTCATCACGTTCCTCGCGCAGGAATGGACATCGAGCAGAGGCCCGACTTCCGGCGGCCACGGCCACCGAAACCTCATCTTCCTGGATCCGTATCAGTCGAAGTTCTACGATTCGTTCGAAAACAAACAGACTCCGCGTCAGGTCTGGGACGATCTCAAAGACACCGACTTTATCTTTATCCCGCATCAGCTTGCCGACGGGCAGCACAAGGGCAGCGGCAATCCTCCCACCGACTGGACGTATACCGACGAACGGCTGCAACCTGTGGCCGAGATCTTTCAGGGTCGTCAATCCTACGAATATCTGGGTTGTCCGCGACAGGCGCCGCATGGCGAACCTGTAAAAGGCAATTACCTGCAGGACGCATGGGCCAAGGGCATAGTGATCGGGGTCATCGCCAGTCCCGATCACGGCGGCGGCACCGGCAAGGCCGGTGTGTGGGCGCAGGACCTGACACGCGAGAGCATCTTCGAAGCGATCCGCGCCCGCCACACCTTCGGTACGTCCCATCCGAAGATGGGACTCCAGTTCAGTGCCGGCAACGCGATCATGGGCGACAAGGTCAAGCGCCCGAATGGCCCGATCAAGTTCCTCGTCAAAGCCGTGGCTCCCGATGCGATCAAAGAGGTCGTCATTTTTCGCAACAACAAGATCGTCCACCGCGCCGCTCCCGGCAAAGCCGAGATGGTGTTGGCGTGGACCGATCAGGCCCCCCTCGACGAGAAGCATGTCTGGTATTACACCCGCATCCAGACGAACGACGAGGAACTCGCTTGGAGCAGTCCAATCTGGTTTGTGGCATAG